The following proteins come from a genomic window of Gossypium raimondii isolate GPD5lz chromosome 5, ASM2569854v1, whole genome shotgun sequence:
- the LOC105766453 gene encoding putative pentatricopeptide repeat-containing protein At1g12700, mitochondrial isoform X2: MGKLPSSFILCSVVNAGSHLSNFHSFSSSSSSNTIATHIECLSKKLMSMPVRGKGKRDHRFDIVDHALILFNNLIEKYPKPSIVEFNKLLGAIVKTKHYAIVVSKYRQIELLGVSHNVYSMNILINCFCQLGRIDFGFSVLGKMLKLGVEPSAVTFSTLINGLCNQSKISEAFCMFDEMTEKGYQPNLIVYSTVLKGLSKTGNTDRAVRFLRLMEGRGYEPNIVAYSTVIDCLCKNGLLKEALDLFSEVKVKGIRPNIITYNCLIHGMCNLGQQEEATRLLNEMVDNNISINIDTYNILIDTHCKEGMISKAVETIDMMRKQCIEPNVVTYNTLVDAHCKEGMVFEAEDIIDAMIKRGIEPDVVTYNALINGHFLQNEMDKARRVFNLMIEKGCEPDIVTYSTMINGYCKGKTGDIEEALKLFQAMRNSGLELDIVLYTILIDGLCKAGHIEFAKELFHQVSDNGLKPDVYTYCIMINGLCKEGLPDEAYRLFGSMGDNDCLPDSCCYNVMIRGFLCNSYTSKATQLLTEMVGKGFSADIITATLFMDLIIHSNKSILL, encoded by the exons ATGGGTaagcttccttcttcttttattctttgttcGGTTGTTAATGCTGGAAGCCATCTTTCTAATTTccactctttttcttcttcttcttcttctaacaCCATTGCTACCCACATCGAATGCCTAAGTAAGAAACTCATGTCCATGCCTGTTAGaggaaagggaaaaagagaCCACCGCTTCGATATTGTTGATCATGCTttgattttgttcaataatttgattgaaaagtACCCAAAGCCTTCAATTGTggaattcaataaattattaggAGCCATTGTTAAGACGAAACATTATGCCATTGTTGTTTCTAAGTATAGACAGATCGAATTATTGGGAGTTTCCCATAATGTTTATTCTATGAACATCTTGATTAATTGCTTTTGTCAATTAGGTCgaattgattttgggttttctgTTTTGGGGAAAATGCTGAAGTTAGGTGTTGAGCCTAGTGCTGTAACTTTTTCAACTTTGATAAATGGGCTTTGTAATCAAAGTAAGATTTCTGAGGCCTTTTGTATGTTCGATGAAATGACTGAAAAAGGGTATCAACCTAATTTGATTGTTTACAGTACAGTACTTAAGGGGTTGTCTAAGACTGGCAATACTGATAGAGCTGTTAGGTTTCTAAGGTTGATGGAAGGCAGAGGTTATGAACCCAATATTGTAGCATATAGCACTGTCATTGACTGTCTTTGTAAGAACGGGTTGTTAAAGGAGGCTCTCGATCTCTTCTCTGAAGTGAAGGTTAAAGGCATTAGACCAAATATCATTACTTATAACTGCTTAATTCATGGTATGTGTAATTTGGGCCAGCAGGAGGAGGCAACAAGGCTTTTGAATGAAATGGTTGATaacaatatttcaattaatatcgaCACTTATAATATATTGATTGATACACATTGCAAGGAAGGAATGATTTCTAAAGCTGTAGAGACCATTGATATGATGAGAAAGCAATGTATTGAGCCCAATGTTGTCACGTATAATACATTGGTTGATGCACATTGCAAGGAAGGGATGGTTTTTGAAGCCGAGGATATCATTGACGCAATGATAAAGAGAGGCATTGAGCCTGATGTTGTTACCTATAATGCATTAATCAACGGCCATTTCTTGCAGAATGAAATGGATAAAGCTAGAAGAGTTTTCAACTTGATGATTGAGAAGGGTTGTGAGCCTGATATAGTTACTTACAGCACCATGATCAATGGATATTGCAAAG GCAAAACAGGTGATATTGAGGAGGCATTGAAACTTTTTCAAGCAATGCGAAACAGTGGGTTGGAACTTGATATTGTCCTGTATACTATCCTAATTGATGGGTTGTGCAAAGCTGGGCATATCGAATTTGCCAAGGAATTATTTCATCAAGTCTCAGACAATGGTTTAAAACCGGATGTTTACACATATtgtataatgattaatggactgtGTAAAGAGGGATTGCCAGATGAAGCATACAGGTTGTTTGGGAGCATGGGAGATAATGACTGTTTGCCTGATAGCTGCTGTTATAATGTAATGATTCGGGGGTTCCTTTGCAACAGCTATACCTCAAAGGCAACACAACTTCTTACGGAAATGGTTGGTAAGGGCTTTTCTGCAGATATAATCACTGCCACCTTGTTTATGGATCTTATCATACACTCTAATAAATCAATCTTGCTCtga
- the LOC105766453 gene encoding pentatricopeptide repeat-containing protein At3g22470, mitochondrial isoform X1, whose amino-acid sequence MGKLPSSFILCSVVNAGSHLSNFHSFSSSSSSNTIATHIECLSKKLMSMPVRGKGKRDHRFDIVDHALILFNNLIEKYPKPSIVEFNKLLGAIVKTKHYAIVVSKYRQIELLGVSHNVYSMNILINCFCQLGRIDFGFSVLGKMLKLGVEPSAVTFSTLINGLCNQSKISEAFCMFDEMTEKGYQPNLIVYSTVLKGLSKTGNTDRAVRFLRLMEGRGYEPNIVAYSTVIDCLCKNGLLKEALDLFSEVKVKGIRPNIITYNCLIHGMCNLGQQEEATRLLNEMVDNNISINIDTYNILIDTHCKEGMISKAVETIDMMRKQCIEPNVVTYNTLVDAHCKEGMVFEAEDIIDAMIKRGIEPDVVTYNALINGHFLQNEMDKARRVFNLMIEKGCEPDIVTYSTMINGYCKGKRLDEAMELFHEISLKGPIPDTVTYSTLLQSMFQLGRVSTACELFRKMLASGQVPDLVTCSILLNGLGKTGDIEEALKLFQAMRNSGLELDIVLYTILIDGLCKAGHIEFAKELFHQVSDNGLKPDVYTYCIMINGLCKEGLPDEAYRLFGSMGDNDCLPDSCCYNVMIRGFLCNSYTSKATQLLTEMVGKGFSADIITATLFMDLIIHSNKSILL is encoded by the coding sequence ATGGGTaagcttccttcttcttttattctttgttcGGTTGTTAATGCTGGAAGCCATCTTTCTAATTTccactctttttcttcttcttcttcttctaacaCCATTGCTACCCACATCGAATGCCTAAGTAAGAAACTCATGTCCATGCCTGTTAGaggaaagggaaaaagagaCCACCGCTTCGATATTGTTGATCATGCTttgattttgttcaataatttgattgaaaagtACCCAAAGCCTTCAATTGTggaattcaataaattattaggAGCCATTGTTAAGACGAAACATTATGCCATTGTTGTTTCTAAGTATAGACAGATCGAATTATTGGGAGTTTCCCATAATGTTTATTCTATGAACATCTTGATTAATTGCTTTTGTCAATTAGGTCgaattgattttgggttttctgTTTTGGGGAAAATGCTGAAGTTAGGTGTTGAGCCTAGTGCTGTAACTTTTTCAACTTTGATAAATGGGCTTTGTAATCAAAGTAAGATTTCTGAGGCCTTTTGTATGTTCGATGAAATGACTGAAAAAGGGTATCAACCTAATTTGATTGTTTACAGTACAGTACTTAAGGGGTTGTCTAAGACTGGCAATACTGATAGAGCTGTTAGGTTTCTAAGGTTGATGGAAGGCAGAGGTTATGAACCCAATATTGTAGCATATAGCACTGTCATTGACTGTCTTTGTAAGAACGGGTTGTTAAAGGAGGCTCTCGATCTCTTCTCTGAAGTGAAGGTTAAAGGCATTAGACCAAATATCATTACTTATAACTGCTTAATTCATGGTATGTGTAATTTGGGCCAGCAGGAGGAGGCAACAAGGCTTTTGAATGAAATGGTTGATaacaatatttcaattaatatcgaCACTTATAATATATTGATTGATACACATTGCAAGGAAGGAATGATTTCTAAAGCTGTAGAGACCATTGATATGATGAGAAAGCAATGTATTGAGCCCAATGTTGTCACGTATAATACATTGGTTGATGCACATTGCAAGGAAGGGATGGTTTTTGAAGCCGAGGATATCATTGACGCAATGATAAAGAGAGGCATTGAGCCTGATGTTGTTACCTATAATGCATTAATCAACGGCCATTTCTTGCAGAATGAAATGGATAAAGCTAGAAGAGTTTTCAACTTGATGATTGAGAAGGGTTGTGAGCCTGATATAGTTACTTACAGCACCATGATCAATGGATATTGCAAAGGTAAAAGGTTAGACGAAGCAATGGAACTCTTTCATGAAATATCTCTAAAGGGACCAATCCCGGATACTGTCACATATAGCACTCTTTTGCAAAGTATGTTTCAGTTAGGGAGAGTTTCAACTGCATGTGAACTGTTTAGAAAGATGCTTGCTTCTGGACAAGTTCCAGATTTAGTGACTTGTTCGATTTTGCTGAATGGTTTAGGCAAAACAGGTGATATTGAGGAGGCATTGAAACTTTTTCAAGCAATGCGAAACAGTGGGTTGGAACTTGATATTGTCCTGTATACTATCCTAATTGATGGGTTGTGCAAAGCTGGGCATATCGAATTTGCCAAGGAATTATTTCATCAAGTCTCAGACAATGGTTTAAAACCGGATGTTTACACATATtgtataatgattaatggactgtGTAAAGAGGGATTGCCAGATGAAGCATACAGGTTGTTTGGGAGCATGGGAGATAATGACTGTTTGCCTGATAGCTGCTGTTATAATGTAATGATTCGGGGGTTCCTTTGCAACAGCTATACCTCAAAGGCAACACAACTTCTTACGGAAATGGTTGGTAAGGGCTTTTCTGCAGATATAATCACTGCCACCTTGTTTATGGATCTTATCATACACTCTAATAAATCAATCTTGCTCtga
- the LOC105766454 gene encoding pentatricopeptide repeat-containing protein At1g62930, chloroplastic produces MKHYAIVVSKYRQIELLGVSHDVYSMSILINCFCQLGRIDFGFSVLGKMLKLGVEPDVVIFSTLINGLCNQSKISEAVCMFDEMTEKGYQPDSIVYSTMLKGLCKTGNTVRAARFLRLMESRGYEPDIVAYSTVIDCLCKNGLLQEALNLLSEMKVKGIRPDIITYTCLIHGMCNLGQQEEATRLLNEMVDNNISLDIVTYTLLIDALCKEGTISKAVEIVDTMRKQGIEPDVVTYSTLVDAHCKEGMVSEAEDIVDAMIKRGIEPDVVTYNTLVNGHCLQNEMDKARRVFNLMIEKGCAPNIVTYNTMINEYCKAKRLDEAMEFFHEISQKGPIPNIFTYNTLLQSMFQLGRVSTACELFRKMLASGQVPDLVICSILLNGLGKTGHIEEALKLFQAMRNSGLELDIIPYNILIDGLCKAGHIEFAKELFHQVSDNGLKLNVVTYRAMINGLCKEGLPDEAYRLFGSMGDNDCLPDSCCHNVMIRGFLRNSYTSKATQLLTEMVGKGFSADIITATLFMDLIIHSNKSILL; encoded by the coding sequence ATGAAACATTATGCCATTGTTGTTTCTAAGTATAGACAGATCGAATTATTGGGTGTTTCCCACGATGTTTATTCTATGAGCATCTTGATTAATTGCTTTTGTCAATTAGGTCgaattgattttgggttttctgTTTTGGGGAAAATGCTGAAGTTAGGTGTTGAGCCTgatgttgtaattttttcaactttgaTTAATGGGCTTTGTAATCAAAGTAAGATTTCTGAGGCCGTTTGTATGTTCGATGAAATGACTGAAAAAGGGTATCAACCTGATTCGATTGTTTACAGTACAATGCTTAAGGGGTTGTGTAAGACCGGTAATACTGTTAGAGCTGCTAGGTTTCTAAGGCTGATGGAAAGCAGAGGTTATGAACCCGATATTGTAGCATATAGCACTGTCATTGACTGCCTTTGTAAGAACGGTTTGTTACAGGAGGCTCTCAATCTCTTATCTGAAATGAAGGTTAAGGGCATTAGACCAGATATCATAACTTACACTTGCTTAATTCATGGTATGTGTAATTTGGGCCAGCAGGAGGAGGCAACAAGGCTTTTGAATGAAATGGTTGATAACAATATTTCACTTGATATTGTCACATATACGTTATTGATTGATGCTCTTTGCAAGGAAGGAACGATTTCTAAAGCTGTAGAGATCGTTGACACAATGAGAAAGCAAGGCATTGAGCCTGATGTTGTCACGTATAGTACATTGGTTGATGCGCATTGCAAGGAAGGGATGGTCTCTGAAGCTGAGGATATTGTTGACGCAATGATAAAGCGAGGCATTGAGCCTGATGTTGTCACGTATAATACATTAGTTAATGGTCATTGCTTGCAGAATGAAATGGATAAAGCTAGAAGAGTTTTCAACTTGATGATTGAGAAGGGTTGTGCACCTAATATAGTTACTTACAACACTATGATCAATGAATATTGCAAAGCTAAGAGGTTAGACGAAGCAATGGAATTCTTTCATGAAATATCTCAAAAGGGACCAATCCCGAATATTTTCACATACAACACTCTCTTGCAAAGTATGTTTCAGTTAGGGAGAGTTTCAACTGCATGTGAACTGTTTAGAAAGATGCTTGCTTCTGGACAAGTTCCAGATTTAGTGATTTGTTCGATTTTGCTGAATGGTTTAGGCAAAACAGGTCATATTGAGGAGGCATTGAAACTTTTTCAAGCAATGCGAAACAGTGGGTTGGAACTTGATATTATCCCATATAATATCCTAATTGATGGGTTGTGCAAAGCTGGGCATATCGAATTTGCCAAGGAATTATTTCATCAAGTCTCAGACAATGGTTTAAAACTGAATGTTGTCACATATCGTGCAATGATTAATGGACTGTGTAAAGAGGGATTGCCAGATGAAGCATACAGGTTGTTTGGGAGCATGGGAGATAATGACTGTTTGCCTGATAGCTGCTGTCATAATGTAATGATTCGGGGGTTCCTTCGCAACAGCTATACCTCAAAGGCAACACAACTTCTTACGGAAATGGTTGGTAAGGGCTTTTCTGCAGATATAATCACTGCCACCTTGTTTATGGATCTTATCATACACTCTAATAAATCGATCTTGCTCtga